The DNA region tgaaaaatgtgtgttctttatttttctatactcTGCAATTAGTAATACATTTGGATAAttgcattttgaaaaaaagaacaatgagtatatttcaaaattttatgttGAGATTTCCTTGGAAGTTTGGATATTCAACACACTAATTCAGTGCATCCTAATTGCTTTATTGGATGGCTTGCCAAAACCTTTTAAAGGATTAAAgcatacttaattttaaaatcttggcATTTATAGAAGGATagtaattttgaatattaacatgaatattatttatttaaaaaagctaTCAGAATGTATGAACTGTTAACACTGTAAGCAGGTATCCTTTCTTTTATCAGGAGCCTCTTTCAGAATTCTTCAGGTCAGAAGAATGATGTTTTTCACTTGGATATTAAAAATGTAAGCGGCATCGGGCAGATCCTGGACTTCATGTACACATCGCATCTGGATCTTAACCAGGACAATATACAAGTCATGCTGGACACGGCACAGTGTTTGCAAGTTCAGAATGTTCTGAATCTGTGTCACACATTCTTAAAGTCAGCCGGTGTAGACCAGCCACCCAGCCTGCCTTGTCACAGTACATTCTCCCTGCAAAGTGCTTTGACTCCTGACGCTAACTGTGTTATCAGTGAAAACTACGCCCCTCATTTGCTGCAGGAGTGCTCAGCAGGTGTTCAGCAGGATAGAGTTGTGGATGAATCACATTCTCATGCCCCACCCTCAGTTGGTCTTCATACTTCCACAGCTGAAACCTCAAAACAAGCCCCTGATACGTTAGATGGCAGCTGCACAGAACTGCCTTTCAAACAGCCAAACTATTACTACAAGCTCAGAAACTTGTACAGTAAGCAGTACTATAAACAAGCCACCTGTCCCAGTCATGAGAGAATAATCAAGCAGCCTTTCACTTTCAGCACATCTTCAGACCTTCATGTCGCGGAACACCAGCCCTGTGCTGTTGGTCACGCCGAGTGTGTCCTGGAGTCCTCCGAGCACTTGCCTTCCAACTTCCTGGCCCAGCCTTTGAGTGAAcctcccccaggccctgagcCAGACAATGCAAGCCAACAACCTACCAGACAGATGAGGCTCAAGAAGGCCATTCACCTTAAGAAGCTAAATTTCCTGAAGTCACAGAAATCTGCAGAGCAGCCATCTGAACCCAAATCAGATGACAGGTTAACCGAGAGGATAGAATCTGCCAGTGACCATAGTGTAGAGAAAGTTAACAGCCAAAgtgctgaagaaaaagaaagtgaagaactCATCAGTTCTGAGAATTTTAATTGCATGAATGAGATGGAGAGGCCCGAAGACACTGCGGCCCTGGAAGACCAATCCCAGACACTTCAGTCTCAGAGACAGTATGCGTGTGAATTGTGTGGAAAACCTTTTAAACATCCCAGCAATTTGGAGCTTCACAAACGGTCTCATACAGGTACACTGATTCGGTCCCCGCaggcaaaaggaaaggaaataatgcaGACGATCAGCTCCTGTTTTTGTAAGAAGTTTTGCTATTGCTTGATGACGTcattgatatttacccaaaaaaatcaaagagtgttagctattttttattttatatttttggtgaTGCCTTTTAAAGAATAATCTTCAGTTCTGTAAATGCTTTCATAGAGCCAGTTTAAAAGGATGGtacacttttcattttaattttaattgcgGTTGTATATGGGAAACTTTCCATCTCTAAAGTATGGCAGATTATTTTTGATGCACTCAGGTTTTCAAATTAATTctaaaacagataagcaatatTTAGTTCTCTCTTTagaattagattgtttattttttaaaagcataatgtAGGTTAATTCAGACTGAAGTAATTTAGTTTGAGTAATCCTGAAAGCTTTGGAAGGTAATTTGAATAtcagatttaaaaaattgtgatttgagaggcaggaggcaaattttttttttttttttttttttgcgatacgtgggcctctcactgttgtggcctctcccgttccggagcacaggctctggactcacaggctcagcggccatggctcacgagcccagccgcttagcggcatgtgggatcttccccgaccggggcacgaacccgtgtcccctgcattggcaggtggactctcaaccactgcgccaccagggaagcccagacaaaTTTTTTAATAAGGATCAGCTTTAACCAtttgatattttcaaatgaaaatcctTCCGTCTGAACATTGAATTTTCAAAGTTTTGTTACCTTAATTCATACCTTAGTTCATGTAATTCATACCTCCCCtttccaaaatgtttattttttccaaaagctttaaaagaaagtgttatacagtatatatacattatgtaaTGTAATACATATATTACTTTCCTTCCTGCATTTAAGCATGATGACTCTAGTACACTTTACAAATTAATGGCAATTATCTTAGAGGCATGAGAAGGAATATGTTATAGAATCCTTCTAAAGTAACTGCTTTTCAAGGTACTTGTGTAATTGTGACCATTGATGTGATGTCCTGTTACCACTTTTGATTCCCTGTTTGCTTAGGTGTTTACTACCTCATTGCACTGTTGAGACtgaattaatatttatgaaaGCCCTTTATAAATTTTGGTGTATTTGAATATAaaatactatcattattattactccaTATGAAAACAGTATCATTGACTCAGTTTTGCCCTGTAAAAACTTAATTTAGGTCATTCTGTAATTTTCTGGAGCCTAATCCtcactataatttttatttgagaaaCTTACCTATTTAGCTTTAAAGGAAACAAGAATTGTTTATTCTGCAAGAACATCTTTGGATAATAGTAGTCATACAGTTATATGGCACAGCTGCTTCCTGGGACATAAATATATTGAGAAGGGCAGCAATTCTCAAAGTATGATCTGGGGAACCCTTTCAGGGGGTCATTGAGGCCAAAACTATTTGTATCATAATGTAGGATGCTCCttgccttttccttctccttctcccacaAGTGTACAGTGGAGTTGGCTAAAGACTGCAGGATCTGTGATGAGGCCTTCACTCTGGTGGCCAGTGAAAAATGTCTAGTCGTCTGTTTCAAAAATCACTCAGTTTTGATTTCTAATATGGATTATACTGCCAAATATGGCCCATATGAACAAAAGCTCTTTAGGGTCCTCAGTTGTTAAGAGCGTAAAGAGGTCCTGAgaacaaaaagtttgagaaccactggcgtAGGGTTGTTAACCCTGGTCACTTGAGGGTCTTAGGAACTAGTGATCTCTTTTTTCAGACTCTCATATCTCATAGGGCGGACTTTAACATAACATCTATGATCCCCATAACTTCAGACATAAATGTAGTCCAAGATACAGCATCTATATGATcataattacagttgacccttgaacaacgcaggGCTGAAGGGCGCTGACCCTCTGAGCAGTCGAAAATCCTAGTCTAACTTACAGTTGGTCCTCCATGTACTGGTTCCGCCACGTCTGCAGACTCAGCCAACTTCcatcatgtagtactgtaatatttactattgaaaaaaatccatgtatgagtggacctgtgcagttaaAACCCtgttgtccaagggtcaactgtagttggGGTCAGAAGCTCCCCCTTATCCTTGAGGAAGCCATTAAACAGTTTttaggaaaagatcaaaataaaaGTACCTTAGCAGAAGCCCATAAAGCTGGCACACCCCAGCAATACAGTAGGAAGGGaaacatttgtgttatttttttaaaaggctcttaATGAAAGCACTTGATTTGAGGGGAGTGGGAAAAATGGAAGGTTCTTGGTCTTCACAGTCTGTTTATTAGGGTTCTAGAGGTGTTAAAGGCAGTACCTGAAGTATGTTTTTAAACAGATCATTTTCTAGAGAATGTCTTCAGAACTGCTGTGGTTTCTTTGTAGTAGAGTCCATTCTCTCCATCTATTCTGTACCAAAGTGTAATTATTCAGAGTTGCTGAAATCAGAGGGGGCCAAGCGGTCAGTAGGGGAACATGTCTCATAATGGAATCTTCTTTTCCCCTGTCAGCATGTTTCAACCAAGGCTGAAAGGCAGTTGGGGGGGGCGCGGGATTTTTCCCATCACACTCTCAGGAGATCCCGCTCTGCTTTGGGCTGTCCCAGGTTCATACCTCGTGTGGTGTGAATGAGTCACCCTGGTTCTGTTAGGAATCGGTGGTCATTGCAGGAGTCAGGCTGAGGACGGGTGGCCAGGTTCATGCTGTTCAGCCAGAAAACTCACATTTGATTTTCAACTGAAGGAAAAGTCTGTGTCCAAAGCCTAAATATGGTTTGAATGCAGATAAATACGTTTGATTTCAACACAGGTGTAAATTTGGagaacaatttaattttttagagaaaagtaaatatagATTTCACTTTTATCATCTCTGCCTATCATCTAAGGGCGAGAgagaggatgaggatgaggacaGAGGCTCCCCATTTTCATACTCTGATGATGAAGTATGTAATGCTGTGGTTTGAAAGGTGGGACCAAAGAGACagcttaaacattttaaacagaaaactATCCTTCAGGTGTTACTCATGGTTTTACaagctgttgttttgttttgttttgttttaggtgaGAAACCTTTTGAATGTAACATTTGTGGGAAACATTTCTCTCAGGTGGgaatacttttatttattgttaataATTGGAAACCTGAAAcccagtgtttatttttattacagataAGACATACTTTTGGACTTGGGAGAGAAGCCTCTGATGATATCTGTAACTTAAAAGACTTCAGACTAAGTCAAGAACAAAtaattttcaagaaaagaaatttctagTTCATTGGGCAGAAAATACCATTTTTATAAGTGTGTGAACTCTCACAATACCTTTTTCCCCCATTAAGGATGGGTCCATTTCtagtatatttcttttcttccacaaGTGCTGTAAACCATATTGAGCACCACTTGGGGGCTGCAGATTGTGCTGGGCTGGATCCAAGACAAATGTCCTTATTCCTACTGAGACACTAGATGTTAGGATGTTGGAGAAAAGACCAAACACATTTCGTTCCCTGCTTTCACTACCATTACACATGTATTCTCTCACTCACCTGGCATGTGTTGTGTCCTCCTATGGGCTCTGTACTATCTGGGCATTAGACATAGAGAAACCTAGAGATTGAATGTTCTAGAGAAAATTTTGAACATGATAGAATGGCTGTGGGATCCTGCTTTTCCTTCTGAAATGGAAGGTAACTCTTCCCCGCCACGTGCCGGGCATTGGCATTCCAGAAGCTTCTCTCAGGTGCCCAGTGCACAGTCCTGCAGAGGAAGCAGTCACCCCACAACTGTTTTTTACACACGCATGTTAATCCTGGAGTAACTGTGTGCAAATGCTGTCTTACTGGGGAAGGACCTTGGGGCTGGGCCTCAACGGAGGACTCGAGCCCTCTAATGTGGAGAGAGCAGGGCAGCGTGGCCCCACGGAGCACGGGAACAGCAGGAGCGCGGCCCCTGCTTTTGTCCCATCCCCACGGAGCCAGCTCTTCCAGTTTACCCTTCATCAGTCTCCCACACACCCAGACCTGCCATTTAATTCTCACTCTTCCTACTGGCTGCAGGCGGTGATTCACCTCATCCTAACGTGTTCCTGTGTATTACTAGTCCAGGCAGGGTCTGTGCACCCACCAGGTGTTCAGTAAGCTTCTGCTGAACTGAGTGGAGGGGTCATTGCTCTACCtgcctctctagttgaggcctGTGCTTCTTCCTACCAGCCTCACCTGGGGGTCAGAGCTTGGCCTCTAGAGCCAGACAGTCTGGATTTGGATCCAGCCTCTGGTTTACTGctctgaccttggacaagctacCTAACCATTTGGCACTCAGCTTTCTTATCTATAGAGCAAGGGTGTGCGACCCCTGACCCCCATGGTGTGTGAGGAGTCAGTGGTTCATGAGATGATCAGCATCACACCTGGCTCACAGTGAGTCCTCAGGACACGTCACTAGTCCCTCACCTGTTGCCATCACCTTCCTTCTATCTGTCCTCTCTGCTCTTGTGGACCAGTCTTTCTAAGGTGCACTTTCTCCACCCCACATCCCACCATTTTAACCTTTCTACTTTGATGTAGTGGGAAAGTGTAAAACCTGGATTAATGACCATTAATAGTTAGCAATCTCTActctgggcctcatttttctaattcttaaaaATAGGGATAATACCACCTCATGGGACtattagaattaaatgaaaaaatggacATGAAAGTCCTTTATACGTTTACATTGTGATAACAATTTAGGTTCTGTCCTTTTCTTGCTTGGAACCCTTCCTTGACTCTTCAGTGCTAACCAAATAAAGTGTACCCAGCCATTCAAGCATCGAGTCTGCCTTCAGCCTTCTTTCCTGGCATTAATGCCGGGGCTCAGAGATTCTGACTCTGttggttggggctggggcttgagTGTTGGTACTTTTTAATACAGTGGTTTGGATGGCAGCCCTGTCCACGGCTTCAGACATTGTCCCTCACTTTCCCTCTCAAGTCCCACCAAGGGCGGCCCTGTCTGATAGACGCTACAGAAATCCTCCTCTTCTGTGTTGGTGTCTGTATGTTTACCAGATTTTTATGACTGTAAAGTTATGTATAGTTATAGTTTACAGATGTATATCGCTGTTTTATTTCATAATGAAGTAATGAAATTTTTGTGAATAAGCTCTGCTGTGTGCTAGGGCACAAAGACAAGTAAGGCTTCAATTAGCTTTGTGTTTAGAGGAAGAAACAGTTGTATAAACTGATAAAGCACAATGAAACACTGCAAGTGCCGTGACACTTGTATAGGCAACAGTATGAAGAAGAGAGTAGTCATTTCTACCTGAAAgctggcgggggcggggtgggcacTGAAGACAGGGAGTCATTGATCAGCCTAGGGTCTCTGGCATTCCAGGTGGAGAGAGCAGTGGTGGCGTTTACACACGGATACTCAGTAACCTGTCCTTCATTTCTCATACGAACTGGAGTATGTGTGGTTACAATGGActggaaatattttcctttctggaaGATTTAGAAAACAGACCTACCAATAAGAATCTTTTATACTGTGTAGTATTTCGTAGTGttagtcttctttttaaaaaaaaggtcagCCACAACCTTAATTATGAGTCAGCAAGCAGTTTGAGACCTCAGCTTTAAAAAGCTGTGATAAGCCCAGATTGTGACAACAAACTATGCACGTATTAATATAATGCTGGACACTGTATGGGCCTGGAGCTCAGCAAGTGAGAGTCACGCAGTACTTTAGAGTATGAATGAGGCTCCATTTGGAGCCACGTGTCTCCCGTGTGGAGGAGAACCTGGGCCATTTGATGCATCCAGGGGAGAAAACTAAGATAGTGACAGGTCTGGAGTGCCTGTCACATGAGAAACAGGAAAAGGGAAACAGTGTATTTAGCTGTCTTTGGGGAGAGGAATGGAGTTGCTTTGTCTCTCCAAGGAGGCAGAATAGAAACACTGAGCAGCTGCTGCAGAAGGACAGGTTCTGAGAGGCTCGGTGCCCTCCCAGCAGCTCCTGTGTTGTGTCCAGGGCATGACTGACGGGCTACAGCATCCCGTAGGAGGCTGCTTAGTCACATTCCAGGGCACTGATATGGCCCGATGCCAGGGGTGGCAAAGTGTCATCCCATCCATggtgaaaatgcaaaaaataatattttaatgaacttttcttaaatttttaaattttcaactcTGAGGTGACATTTCCCACATTTTCAGTGTTAAATGTCCTTTTATCAATGTAATGATCATTGTTCTTTAGGTGATATCTCTGTGttaatctccatttttttttgttttgtttcaaagtCTTAAAACTTCTAAACTAGATTACTTTTAAGATCTGAGTTCTCTTTCTCTAAAGTTTTATggttctctatttttttatataaacaaTCAACAGCCACTAGAAGAGTACTCTGACAGAGAATCTCTGCTTGGTTTGATCATGTTTAAATACTGAGTTTCAGGTACCTATTAGaaggagtttattttttaaactcaacAAATCAGGTGTTAACTTCTTTTCTACAACAGAGTTTTTCACTTCAAAATTCTGACAACTCCATCCTAATTTAAAATGGTATCCACTTAGAAAGGGTGGAACTTCCTtttgtgttaatattttttaGCCCAACAGCAGCACAAGCTTTTGAGTCCACAGACAAAGCTGAATCAGAATATTCCATCCCAGCTATAGGGGCTGAGGCTGCTTCCCTCCCAGAGCCTCTGTTTACTTCCTGTAATGTGTGAATTATACTTTATGAGGACATGGTGATGACTCACTGAAACACTATTTGCAACTGCTTAGCAAAGTGTTCCATTCATAGTAAACTCTTAATAAATGAGGGTTACTAGTATTAGCACTGACTGGAGTTTTCATGGATCCAACTATAGATGATTTCTAAGATGTATAATTAGTAATAAAGCATAGCAAAGTTTACCAAAAATAAAGACTCTTGACTAAAGGGCAAATAATCTGGGCCCCACTGTGCTATGTAATTTGGTATAAATTATCTGAACGCattattgggtttttttgccTGAATCTTTCCATTATTTAATCTACTTTTATACCATTTATCAGACTAATTTGTACTCCTTTATTTGGGGGAATGATAATTACTTTCATTAGACATGTCCAGTATTAAATAGCTAAGGAAACATCTTAAAGTTTGTTTTACTGTTGTGTACTATAATCTTAAGTGGAAGATCATTCAGTTTGAAAACAAGTAATTGTTGACTTTGAAAACCAAAGTAattgtttacttgtttacttTGAAAACAAGTAATTGttatgctttatttaaaaaagaaagatgcagCATTGCTAAGAATCAAATCAGAATGCATTTCAATCATAATACATAGTTTACAAAATAACTTGAAACAAGAGGGATCTAATTTAACTGTTGAGCAGATGGTGCTATTCAAATTGTTATTTAAATGACAAGCTTTTCTGAAATTTGGAAATGACTGATTTAAAGCCATCAGTGGTGCATTATCTCAACTCCAGTGAACTGGTTCCTGGATGGCAAAGTGACTGCTTGTCATACTGAATTCAGCACAAGCTAGTTTATTCACAGAAACTCGCACGCCCTCATGTAAGACAAGAGTTTAAACTCAGACAAACTAATATTAATTTCTGGCCTACCATGTAACTAGAgcaactaatttatttatttgaatctcAGTTTTACACCtagaaaatagagataataataccaATTTCTAAGAGTAATTTAGTTATACTGTACTTGTAAAGGCCTGAGTAGACCAAATATCTATTGCTGTTGACATTTGCTGTTTTTTTACTGTTATTAATAGTCATTCAGTTAAAAGCTGGGTATTTCCCAGTGTTCTGCCAAATTCTTTCTCTTTGATTatctaaaataaacaagtttTTTCCTAAGCTATATTTATCATATCCTGAAATGTAGTATCTAACTTAGTGTTTCCCAGAGTCTGATAGACATAAAGAATCTTCTATGttatataacataaaatctacagacaacattCTTTATACCTGTCCACAGGTTCAGAACCACCTTCAAACCTATAACCATGAACTAtctttgcattttgtttaaaatatacatagcaaATTTGCAAATTTACATAGCCAAGTTTGTGAGTTGGGTAttactgttcattttctttttttggctaatTTTGTGCATAAGGCCTGCAACATTATTACCCTTGGATATAGTCATCCTATTCAGTGTTTTTTGtaacaaaactataaaaaaattaagttgggaAATGACAGATTGAGAGTGTTAAATTACAACAATGGAAGATTGTGTTTCCAAATCCTAATTTGAAACATTTGCCAGTAGCTTTTGTAATATCTGAGGCATTTGCAGGTTTAATTTCACTGTACTTTAGGCAATTTAATATTGATTTCCTGTTGATTAGTACATGGAAATCTATTCTGTGATCTCCATTTAAATCAGTTATTCTTCGTAAAGCCCTGCTAGTTTCAGAGATTAGAAACGTAAAAGGCCTGCAGCTGAAGGACTACTGTGAATCTCCTGATTTGCTTTTTTGCATGAAGGTGAAAATGACCCACCTGTCAGGCAGAACAACTGTAGTGCCAAGAAGAAATACTTTTTGGAAATGTCTTTCTTTATAAACAAAAGCTGTTTTTCAGGAAGAAACAATGAATACTGAAATAACCAAGTACAAGTGCTACCTTTTTTTCAAATGATGTTGCATATAGGTGgtccaggtttttaaaaaaaatgaaataaaatacatcaaGAGCTGTTTACAGCACAAGCTTAGCGACCCCTAAAGCAGCCTCCACAGTGTGTCAGGCCCATTTTAGAGGGGGCAACACCGTGCACACCTGAGGCGGACGGACCAGGGGCTGGCGTGGAGCAGAGCTGAGAGGCTCCCCTGTTCAGCTCCCTGCTGGGCGGGGCTGCTCCTGACTCAGAACCAGGGGGGGCCTTGATCTCCTTGCATGTGGCTGCTTCTGAGTCGTGCATCCGGAGTCTTCATTTGGAAGTTGGACTGGAACCTGGCTAAATCTGCCAGTTTTCCTTTTGAATTTATgtgctcttaaaatttttttttcactgttggcatgttttttcttttccttttttacagGCGGGTAACTTGCAGACTCACTTACGTCGGCATTCTGGGGAGAAACCGTACATCTGCGAGATCTGCGGGAAGAGGTCAGTGCTGGGCTTGTTCATTCGCACGTCAGGAGCAGTCTCGGCATCTCTGAGCCACGTAGGGGCTCACTGTCACTCAGGAACACAGTAAAGCCAAACCCTCTGGCTTTTCTTGTGACACACGTGAGAATagcaaaaagaaatggaaatgttaATTAAAGGAAAGGGAATCTAGGACACAAGTCTTAGGAAATGTGATTTTACATGAAACAACATTATCTTACGCTAAAATTTCCATTCATTACAAAAATATCTGTTAAAATAGATGACTGGCCCCCACGGAGGTGACTGTCTGGTAGGGGTAATGAGACTCGCAGCCTGAATACCTGGAATCAGGA from Mesoplodon densirostris isolate mMesDen1 chromosome 1, mMesDen1 primary haplotype, whole genome shotgun sequence includes:
- the ZBTB49 gene encoding zinc finger and BTB domain-containing protein 49 isoform X2, which gives rise to MEPPPPSHLRAPRGSPGSWSMDPVATHSCHLLQQLHEQRIQGLLCDCMLVVKGVCFKAHKNVLAAFSQYFRSLFQNSSGQKNDVFHLDIKNVSGIGQILDFMYTSHLDLNQDNIQVMLDTAQCLQVQNVLNLCHTFLKSAGVDQPPSLPCHSTFSLQSALTPDANCVISENYAPHLLQECSAGVQQDRVVDESHSHAPPSVGLHTSTAETSKQAPDTLDGSCTELPFKQPNYYYKLRNLYSKQYYKQATCPSHERIIKQPFTFSTSSDLHVAEHQPCAVGHAECVLESSEHLPSNFLAQPLSEPPPGPEPDNASQQPTRQMRLKKAIHLKKLNFLKSQKSAEQPSEPKSDDRLTERIESASDHSVEKVNSQSAEEKESEELISSENFNCMNEMERPEDTAALEDQSQTLQSQRQYACELCGKPFKHPSNLELHKRSHTGEKPFECNICGKHFSQAGNLQTHLRRHSGEKPYICEICGKRFAASGDVQRHIIIHSGEKPHLCDICGRGFSNFSNLKEHKKTHTADKVFTCDECGKSFNMQRKLVKHRVRHTGERPYSCSACGKCFGGSGDLRRHVRTHTGEKPYTCDICNKCFTRSAVLRRHKKMHCRADDQGQDALEELTQAIETSDLEKSQSSDSFSQDVSLTLMPVSVKIPVHPVEEDSVAEFDGHCKFRSLVQSHGVSEQEKLSLGPLKLAKPHVPQAQHQSYSYSDVEASAGTESLQADGMAAIRSSLAALDHHCADPLGSRASAPAYRNSEGQFFSSMTLWGLAMKTLQNESELDQ
- the ZBTB49 gene encoding zinc finger and BTB domain-containing protein 49 isoform X1, translated to MKQSPRGGGEGKLALEGEGTLHPLRSPGSWSMDPVATHSCHLLQQLHEQRIQGLLCDCMLVVKGVCFKAHKNVLAAFSQYFRSLFQNSSGQKNDVFHLDIKNVSGIGQILDFMYTSHLDLNQDNIQVMLDTAQCLQVQNVLNLCHTFLKSAGVDQPPSLPCHSTFSLQSALTPDANCVISENYAPHLLQECSAGVQQDRVVDESHSHAPPSVGLHTSTAETSKQAPDTLDGSCTELPFKQPNYYYKLRNLYSKQYYKQATCPSHERIIKQPFTFSTSSDLHVAEHQPCAVGHAECVLESSEHLPSNFLAQPLSEPPPGPEPDNASQQPTRQMRLKKAIHLKKLNFLKSQKSAEQPSEPKSDDRLTERIESASDHSVEKVNSQSAEEKESEELISSENFNCMNEMERPEDTAALEDQSQTLQSQRQYACELCGKPFKHPSNLELHKRSHTGEKPFECNICGKHFSQAGNLQTHLRRHSGEKPYICEICGKRFAASGDVQRHIIIHSGEKPHLCDICGRGFSNFSNLKEHKKTHTADKVFTCDECGKSFNMQRKLVKHRVRHTGERPYSCSACGKCFGGSGDLRRHVRTHTGEKPYTCDICNKCFTRSAVLRRHKKMHCRADDQGQDALEELTQAIETSDLEKSQSSDSFSQDVSLTLMPVSVKIPVHPVEEDSVAEFDGHCKFRSLVQSHGVSEQEKLSLGPLKLAKPHVPQAQHQSYSYSDVEASAGTESLQADGMAAIRSSLAALDHHCADPLGSRASAPAYRNSEGQFFSSMTLWGLAMKTLQNESELDQ
- the ZBTB49 gene encoding zinc finger and BTB domain-containing protein 49 isoform X3 → MDPVATHSCHLLQQLHEQRIQGLLCDCMLVVKGVCFKAHKNVLAAFSQYFRSLFQNSSGQKNDVFHLDIKNVSGIGQILDFMYTSHLDLNQDNIQVMLDTAQCLQVQNVLNLCHTFLKSAGVDQPPSLPCHSTFSLQSALTPDANCVISENYAPHLLQECSAGVQQDRVVDESHSHAPPSVGLHTSTAETSKQAPDTLDGSCTELPFKQPNYYYKLRNLYSKQYYKQATCPSHERIIKQPFTFSTSSDLHVAEHQPCAVGHAECVLESSEHLPSNFLAQPLSEPPPGPEPDNASQQPTRQMRLKKAIHLKKLNFLKSQKSAEQPSEPKSDDRLTERIESASDHSVEKVNSQSAEEKESEELISSENFNCMNEMERPEDTAALEDQSQTLQSQRQYACELCGKPFKHPSNLELHKRSHTGEKPFECNICGKHFSQAGNLQTHLRRHSGEKPYICEICGKRFAASGDVQRHIIIHSGEKPHLCDICGRGFSNFSNLKEHKKTHTADKVFTCDECGKSFNMQRKLVKHRVRHTGERPYSCSACGKCFGGSGDLRRHVRTHTGEKPYTCDICNKCFTRSAVLRRHKKMHCRADDQGQDALEELTQAIETSDLEKSQSSDSFSQDVSLTLMPVSVKIPVHPVEEDSVAEFDGHCKFRSLVQSHGVSEQEKLSLGPLKLAKPHVPQAQHQSYSYSDVEASAGTESLQADGMAAIRSSLAALDHHCADPLGSRASAPAYRNSEGQFFSSMTLWGLAMKTLQNESELDQ